From the Pseudoroseomonas cervicalis genome, one window contains:
- a CDS encoding amino acid ABC transporter substrate-binding protein, whose protein sequence is MVKRGLAAAFLLACALFGGSAAAQGPSASPTLDAVRARGQLVCGIHTGIAGFALPDSRGVWQGLDIDLCRGLAAAIFNDPTKLRLVPVSSSTRFTALGSGELDVLFRTSTQTMLRDTTLGLRHAVTYFYDGHGFLVRADAGVQRVADLRGATICLVQGTTNEQVTADYFRTINTPFQPVVFERTDQVAAALQSGRCDSFGMDASQLAALRASLPNPAQWTVLPERFSKEPYGAYVRRGDDNWFDIVRWYTTAIIEAEEQGVTAANAEAMRGSATNPNTRRLLGATPELGQSLKLDPLWAYNAIRAVGNYGEIYDRHMGPNTPIGLPRGPNEQWTKGGLLYAWPMR, encoded by the coding sequence ATGGTCAAGCGGGGCCTCGCGGCCGCGTTCCTGCTCGCCTGCGCGCTGTTCGGCGGAAGCGCCGCCGCGCAAGGCCCGTCCGCCAGCCCGACGCTGGATGCCGTGCGCGCGCGCGGCCAGCTGGTCTGCGGCATCCACACCGGCATTGCGGGCTTCGCCCTGCCGGATTCCCGCGGCGTCTGGCAGGGGCTGGACATCGATCTCTGCCGCGGCCTGGCCGCCGCCATCTTCAACGACCCGACCAAGCTGCGGCTGGTGCCGGTCTCCTCCTCCACGCGCTTCACCGCGCTGGGCTCGGGCGAGCTCGACGTGCTGTTCCGCACCTCGACCCAGACCATGCTGCGCGACACCACCCTCGGCCTGCGCCATGCGGTGACCTATTTCTACGATGGGCATGGCTTCCTGGTGCGCGCCGATGCGGGCGTGCAGCGCGTCGCCGATCTGCGCGGCGCCACCATCTGCCTGGTGCAGGGCACCACCAATGAGCAGGTGACGGCCGACTATTTCCGCACCATCAACACCCCCTTCCAGCCGGTGGTGTTCGAGCGCACCGACCAGGTGGCCGCCGCGCTGCAATCCGGGCGCTGCGATTCCTTCGGCATGGACGCCTCGCAGCTCGCCGCGCTGCGCGCCTCCCTGCCCAACCCGGCGCAATGGACGGTGCTGCCCGAGCGCTTCTCCAAGGAGCCCTATGGCGCCTATGTGCGGCGCGGCGACGACAATTGGTTCGACATCGTGCGCTGGTACACCACCGCCATCATCGAGGCGGAGGAGCAGGGCGTGACCGCGGCCAATGCCGAGGCGATGCGCGGCAGCGCCACCAACCCCAACACCCGCCGCCTGCTCGGCGCCACGCCGGAGCTCGGCCAGTCGCTGAAGCTCGACCCGCTCTGGGCCTACAACGCCATCCGCGCCGTCGGCAATTACGGCGAGATCTATGACCGGCACATGGGCCCGAACACGCCGATCGGCCTGCCGCGCGGCCCGAACGAGCAATGGACCAAGGGCGGCCTGCTCTACGCCTGGCCGATGCGCTGA
- a CDS encoding molybdopterin-binding protein, protein MTRIAAPPLLTDPDLALARLLALLPALAPRRLAAGEAVGLVLAEALRLPGPVPPAPRALRDGWALEAAETLGAGPYAPAPLSRALAVASGEALPPGCDAVLDPFDITHLGPLRAALRDAIPGEGVRGAGEEAPEGFLLAGAGTRLRPLALPLLAAAGIGRVAVRQPRLALLPVGEEWMGGMADSLSPCLAALALVEGAACRLLPAVPDAPDAIAAALRGAAAEADLLCTLGGSGQGPSDHSAAGLDAAGALLLHGIGARPGASAGFGQAGATPVLLLPGRAEDALAAWLLLARPALRRLAQAAPPPRRRLRLARKLASSVGLAEIALLRREGEAAIPLGLGSLTLAALAQADHALILPAATEGHEEGAWIEAEPLWSPA, encoded by the coding sequence GTGACACGTATCGCCGCCCCGCCCCTGCTGACCGACCCCGACCTGGCCCTGGCCCGGCTGCTGGCCCTGCTGCCGGCGCTGGCGCCGCGCCGCCTGGCCGCGGGCGAGGCGGTCGGCCTGGTCCTGGCCGAGGCGCTGCGCCTGCCCGGCCCGGTGCCGCCGGCGCCGCGCGCGCTGCGCGATGGCTGGGCGCTGGAAGCCGCCGAGACCCTGGGCGCCGGCCCCTACGCCCCGGCGCCGCTGTCCCGCGCCCTGGCCGTCGCCAGCGGCGAGGCCCTGCCACCGGGCTGCGACGCCGTGCTGGACCCGTTCGACATCACCCATCTCGGCCCGCTGCGCGCCGCGCTGCGCGACGCCATCCCCGGCGAGGGGGTGCGCGGGGCCGGGGAGGAGGCGCCGGAAGGGTTCCTGCTGGCCGGGGCCGGCACCAGGCTGCGCCCGCTGGCCCTGCCGCTGCTGGCGGCGGCCGGGATCGGCAGGGTCGCGGTGCGGCAGCCGCGCCTTGCGCTGCTGCCGGTGGGCGAGGAATGGATGGGCGGCATGGCGGACAGCCTCTCCCCCTGCCTCGCCGCCCTGGCCCTGGTGGAGGGCGCCGCCTGCCGTCTCCTGCCCGCCGTGCCGGACGCGCCCGATGCCATCGCCGCCGCGCTGCGGGGCGCCGCGGCGGAGGCCGATCTGCTCTGCACCCTGGGCGGCAGCGGGCAGGGGCCTTCCGACCACAGCGCCGCCGGGCTGGACGCGGCCGGGGCGCTGCTGCTGCACGGCATCGGCGCGCGGCCCGGGGCCAGCGCCGGCTTCGGGCAGGCCGGCGCGACGCCGGTGCTGCTGCTGCCCGGCCGGGCCGAGGATGCGCTGGCCGCCTGGCTGCTGCTGGCACGGCCGGCGCTGCGCCGGCTGGCCCAGGCCGCGCCGCCGCCGCGCCGGAGGCTGCGCCTGGCGCGCAAGCTGGCCTCCAGCGTCGGGCTGGCCGAGATCGCCCTGCTGCGGCGGGAGGGGGAGGCGGCCATCCCGCTGGGCCTCGGCAGCCTGACGCTGGCCGCCCTGGCCCAGGCCGACCACGCCCTGATCCTGCCCGCCGCCACCGAGGGCCATGAGGAAGGCGCCTGGATCGAGGCCGAGCCGCTCTGGAGCCCCGCATGA